One window from the genome of Pandoraea fibrosis encodes:
- a CDS encoding homoserine kinase — protein MAVFTSVSPEQLDQWLQRYDLGNVLDFRGISSGIENTNYFLTTERGEFVLTLFEKLTATQLPFYLQLMGHLAHHSVPVPDPIPDRTGEILGELNGKPATIVTKLAGRSELAPAPEHCAHVGAMLARMHLAGRDFTLEQANLRSLPWWREAAPEVMPFLSDAERALLQSEMAHQEAFFASGDYRAMQAGPCHCDLFRDNVLFDQAEDGSPRLGGFFDFYFAGCDKWLFDLAVTVNDWCCDLSTGVLDEARVHAMLRAYETVRPLTNIEASHWRDMLRAGALRFWVSRLYDFHLPRAAEMLKPHDPGHFERILRERIEAVSIPWL, from the coding sequence ATGGCCGTTTTCACTTCCGTCTCGCCCGAGCAGCTCGATCAATGGCTGCAACGCTACGATTTGGGGAATGTTCTCGATTTCCGGGGCATCAGCTCCGGCATCGAAAACACCAACTACTTCCTGACGACCGAGCGCGGCGAGTTCGTGCTGACGCTGTTCGAGAAGCTCACGGCAACGCAATTGCCGTTCTATCTCCAATTGATGGGGCACCTCGCGCACCACAGCGTACCGGTGCCCGACCCGATCCCCGATCGCACGGGCGAAATTCTTGGCGAACTGAACGGCAAACCCGCCACCATCGTGACCAAGCTGGCCGGGCGCTCCGAACTGGCGCCTGCGCCCGAGCACTGCGCGCACGTGGGCGCCATGCTCGCACGCATGCATCTGGCCGGGCGCGACTTCACGCTCGAGCAGGCGAACCTGCGAAGCCTGCCGTGGTGGCGCGAAGCGGCGCCTGAAGTCATGCCGTTCCTGAGCGACGCGGAACGCGCCCTGCTGCAAAGCGAGATGGCGCATCAGGAAGCGTTTTTTGCATCAGGCGACTACCGTGCGATGCAGGCGGGACCGTGCCACTGCGACTTGTTCCGCGACAACGTATTGTTCGACCAGGCCGAAGATGGCTCGCCCCGCCTGGGAGGATTCTTCGATTTCTACTTCGCGGGTTGCGACAAGTGGCTGTTCGACTTGGCGGTAACGGTCAACGACTGGTGCTGCGACCTCTCGACCGGCGTGCTGGACGAGGCGCGCGTGCACGCCATGCTGCGTGCCTACGAGACAGTGCGCCCGCTCACGAACATCGAAGCGTCGCACTGGCGCGATATGCTCCGGGCGGGGGCGCTGCGCTTCTGGGTGTCGCGCCTGTATGATTTTCACTTGCCGCGGGCGGCCGAAATGCTCAAGCCGCACGATCCGGGGCATTTCGAACGAATCCTGCGCGAACGCATCGAAGCCGTTTCCATTCCCTGGCTGTAA